A stretch of the Clostridiales bacterium genome encodes the following:
- a CDS encoding insulinase family protein: MKPGEILHGFKLVYSQPMPDLKATLYRFTYWKNGADVIWLERDDVNKTFGIAFRTVPSDHTGIFHILEHSVLNGSEKYPLREPFVDLLKSSLATFINAFTFPDKTMYPFSSRNDKDFLNLMDVYMDAVLHPLSLRDPHSFRQEGWHYELDNPDGELTINGVVFNEMKGAYTSPDSLIRDYLDRQLFPDTCYGKDSGGDPDHIPELTYEDYLANHHRFYHPSNSYIWLDGSIDTDAVFAKLDSFLQDYDRINPDSDIALQEPITPAEKTEYYPVGPEDDKGSKAIIGMGWVYGTYADTLKNLAVGALTEVLAGSNDAPLTSALLEAGLCEDVSLERSDSTKQMYVDLVLKNCDPAKKDEIRSLVYETLRKQADEGIDRKRLAGVLSRMEFVNREKDYGRFPRGLAYGIESFTTWLYGGDPADALSIESLFAPLAEMAENGGFEQLIREVFLDSRHHGDVIMLPSATIAEEKREAEKKRLAEIKAGWTTEQVQQVIDEFRILREKQSRADTPEQQAKLPRLTLEDLPAQRTPAPNTVSEIDGTVLLHQDVDTAGISYLTLYFSLADMPAEELSRISILAHLMGDVATENYDVAALHAETNEKLGRLNIFPQIHAGRKKAESFVTVNVAVLENRKPDAVRLLDEILNRSVFTDEAYILNMIRQDRINTEQGIMMSGNAYAARHAAAALSPAGAMNEAMLGIGFTRVLQKTEKEFGRDTLAWMAEMAKRIFTRGRVTVSVTGELDEAWVRQVLAVLPAGEKGEAAVYTPAERRADGFTIPSEIGFAARAAALQPENRGAALVAANFLTLDYLWNTIRVKGGAYGTNFRISETGNMEITSYRDPNAAQSLDSFCETGRVLREFCDSDNPLTQYIVSTIGGIDPLRTPRSVSNEAAWMYFSGTTEEDCNREWNQVLHTTKDELRELADAIGKACNESVVCVVGGKTALDACGSRLEHIESIQ, translated from the coding sequence ATGAAACCCGGAGAAATTCTGCACGGCTTTAAACTGGTTTATTCCCAGCCCATGCCGGACCTGAAGGCCACCCTGTACCGCTTTACCTACTGGAAGAACGGCGCGGACGTCATCTGGCTGGAGCGTGACGATGTCAACAAAACCTTCGGAATCGCCTTCCGGACGGTTCCGTCGGACCATACCGGTATTTTCCATATCCTGGAGCACTCCGTACTGAACGGATCGGAAAAGTATCCGCTGCGCGAGCCCTTCGTGGACCTGCTGAAGAGCTCCCTGGCCACGTTCATCAACGCGTTCACGTTCCCGGACAAGACGATGTATCCGTTCTCTTCCCGGAATGACAAGGATTTCCTGAACCTGATGGACGTCTATATGGATGCGGTGCTGCATCCGCTGTCCCTGCGGGATCCACACTCCTTCCGCCAGGAAGGCTGGCACTATGAGCTGGACAACCCGGACGGTGAGCTGACGATCAACGGCGTCGTGTTCAATGAAATGAAGGGCGCCTATACCTCCCCGGACAGCCTGATCCGCGATTATCTGGACCGGCAGCTGTTCCCGGATACCTGCTACGGCAAGGATTCCGGCGGCGATCCGGATCATATTCCGGAACTGACGTATGAAGATTACCTGGCGAACCACCACCGCTTCTACCATCCGTCCAATTCCTATATCTGGCTGGACGGCAGCATTGATACGGACGCGGTATTCGCCAAGCTGGATTCCTTCCTGCAGGACTATGACCGGATCAATCCGGATTCCGATATCGCGCTGCAGGAACCCATCACCCCGGCGGAAAAAACTGAGTATTATCCGGTCGGCCCGGAAGATGACAAGGGCAGCAAGGCGATCATTGGTATGGGCTGGGTTTACGGCACCTATGCGGATACCCTGAAGAACCTGGCGGTCGGCGCACTGACGGAAGTGCTGGCCGGATCGAACGATGCTCCGCTGACCAGCGCGCTGCTGGAAGCCGGCCTGTGCGAGGACGTCTCGCTGGAACGGTCCGACAGCACCAAGCAGATGTATGTGGACCTGGTCCTGAAGAACTGCGACCCGGCGAAGAAGGATGAAATCCGTTCGCTGGTCTATGAAACGCTGCGGAAGCAGGCGGATGAAGGAATCGACCGGAAGCGTCTGGCCGGCGTGCTCAGCCGGATGGAATTTGTGAACCGCGAAAAGGATTACGGCCGGTTTCCCCGGGGTCTGGCCTACGGTATCGAGAGCTTCACGACCTGGCTGTACGGCGGGGATCCCGCCGATGCCCTGAGCATTGAAAGCCTGTTTGCCCCGCTGGCGGAAATGGCGGAGAACGGCGGCTTTGAGCAGCTGATCCGCGAGGTGTTCCTGGACAGCCGCCACCATGGCGATGTGATCATGCTGCCTTCCGCCACGATCGCGGAAGAAAAGCGCGAGGCGGAGAAGAAGCGCCTGGCGGAGATCAAAGCCGGCTGGACAACGGAACAGGTGCAGCAGGTAATTGATGAATTCCGTATCCTGCGGGAGAAGCAGAGCCGGGCGGATACGCCGGAACAGCAGGCGAAGCTGCCCCGGCTGACGCTGGAAGACCTGCCGGCCCAGCGGACACCGGCGCCGAATACCGTTTCCGAAATCGACGGAACGGTCCTCCTGCACCAGGATGTGGATACCGCCGGTATTTCCTACCTGACGCTGTATTTCTCCCTGGCGGATATGCCGGCGGAGGAGCTGAGCCGGATTTCCATTCTGGCCCACCTGATGGGCGATGTGGCCACGGAAAACTACGACGTGGCCGCGCTGCACGCTGAAACGAACGAGAAGCTGGGCCGCCTGAATATCTTCCCGCAGATTCATGCCGGACGGAAAAAGGCGGAATCCTTTGTCACGGTGAACGTGGCGGTGCTGGAAAACCGGAAGCCGGACGCGGTACGCCTGCTGGATGAAATCCTGAACCGGTCCGTGTTTACGGATGAAGCATATATCCTGAACATGATCCGGCAGGACCGGATCAACACGGAACAGGGCATCATGATGAGCGGCAATGCCTATGCGGCGCGCCATGCGGCAGCGGCCCTGTCCCCTGCCGGCGCGATGAACGAAGCCATGCTGGGCATCGGCTTTACGCGGGTCCTGCAGAAAACGGAAAAGGAATTCGGCAGGGATACCCTGGCCTGGATGGCGGAAATGGCGAAGCGCATCTTCACCCGCGGCCGGGTAACCGTCAGTGTGACCGGCGAACTGGATGAAGCGTGGGTCCGGCAGGTGCTGGCAGTCCTGCCCGCCGGTGAAAAGGGAGAAGCGGCGGTTTATACGCCGGCCGAACGCCGGGCGGACGGCTTCACCATCCCCTCCGAAATCGGCTTCGCGGCCCGCGCGGCGGCGCTGCAGCCGGAGAACCGGGGCGCGGCGCTGGTGGCAGCCAATTTCCTCACCCTGGATTACCTGTGGAACACGATCCGCGTGAAGGGCGGCGCCTACGGCACCAACTTCCGGATTTCGGAAACCGGCAACATGGAAATTACCTCCTACCGGGATCCCAACGCGGCGCAGTCGCTGGACAGCTTCTGCGAAACGGGACGGGTGCTGCGTGAATTCTGCGACAGCGACAATCCCCTCACGCAGTATATTGTCAGTACGATCGGGGGAATCGATCCCCTGCGGACGCCGCGGTCTGTCAGCAATGAGGCAGCGTGGATGTACTTCTCCGGAACCACCGAGGAAGACTGCAACCGGGAGTGGAACCAGGTCCTGCATACCACGAAGGATGAGCTGCGGGAGCTGGCGGACGCGATCGGGAAGGCCTGCAATGAATCCGTGGTCTGCGTGGTCGGCGGCAAGACGGCGCTGGATGCCTGTGGCAGCAGGCTGGAGCACATCGAATCCATCCAGTAA
- a CDS encoding phosphoribosylaminoimidazolesuccinocarboxamide synthase → MVKGEQLYEGKAKKVFATDDPELLLVSYKDDATAFNGLKKGTIAGKGVINNKMSNALMQYLEKKGVPTHYVEEINDRDTLVKKVQIVPLEVIIRNIAAGSFSKHYGVEEGTLLKAPTIEFSYKNDELGDPLINDYHALALGLATQEEIDTIKKYAFKVNEELKAFWKSCGVTLVDFKLEFGRLSDGTIVLADEISPDTCRLWDSETGMKLDKDRFRRDMGGVEDAYQEIMRRLQAHG, encoded by the coding sequence ATGGTTAAGGGTGAACAGCTGTACGAGGGAAAGGCCAAAAAGGTCTTTGCAACGGATGATCCGGAGCTTCTGCTCGTTTCCTACAAGGACGACGCAACCGCTTTCAACGGCCTGAAGAAGGGCACCATCGCTGGCAAGGGCGTCATCAACAACAAGATGAGCAACGCGCTCATGCAGTACCTGGAAAAGAAAGGTGTCCCCACTCATTACGTGGAGGAGATCAATGACCGCGACACCCTCGTGAAGAAGGTGCAGATCGTTCCGCTGGAAGTCATCATCCGCAATATCGCTGCCGGTTCCTTCAGCAAGCACTACGGCGTGGAGGAAGGCACCCTCCTGAAGGCACCCACCATTGAATTCTCCTATAAGAATGACGAACTGGGTGATCCGCTGATCAACGACTACCATGCCCTCGCGCTGGGCCTGGCCACCCAGGAAGAAATTGACACCATCAAGAAGTACGCCTTCAAGGTGAACGAAGAGCTGAAAGCCTTCTGGAAGTCCTGCGGCGTTACGTTGGTGGACTTCAAGCTTGAGTTCGGCCGGCTGTCTGACGGCACCATCGTGCTGGCGGATGAAATCAGCCCCGACACCTGCCGCCTGTGGGACAGCGAAACGGGCATGAAGCTGGATAAGGACCGCTTCCGCCGGGATATGGGCGGCGTGGAAGACGCGTACCAGGAAATCATGCGCCGGCTGCAGGCTCACGGCTGA
- a CDS encoding sugar ABC transporter permease, translating to MGFSWKTYLKRYWTLYLLLLLPVAFFLIFRYYPMAYVLLGFKKNNILIPPWQVEWAKNNGFQWFIRAFSDKSFINALKNTIFLNLLDLFIGMPMPIIMALLLNELAFPKYKRITQTVLYLPHFLSWVIISSITLRLFGTHDGIINKLLGTEFPFISTEGTWRGTYIFLGIWKECGWNTIIYLAALTGINPELYEAAEVDGATRLQKIWHVTLPGIRSTIIVLLIMNLGHILGSEFDRPFTLSNKLVQGASKTISIFVYERGIQGQQYSLSTAVGLFQSVVCVIFLLLSNSLAKRFGERGVW from the coding sequence ATGGGTTTTTCCTGGAAAACCTATCTCAAGCGGTACTGGACGCTGTACCTGCTGCTGCTGCTCCCGGTTGCGTTCTTTCTCATTTTCCGGTACTACCCCATGGCCTACGTCCTGCTGGGCTTCAAAAAGAACAACATCCTGATCCCGCCGTGGCAGGTTGAATGGGCCAAGAACAATGGCTTCCAGTGGTTTATCCGGGCTTTCAGCGACAAGAGCTTCATCAACGCCCTGAAGAATACCATTTTCCTGAACCTGCTGGACCTGTTCATCGGTATGCCGATGCCAATCATCATGGCCCTGCTGCTCAACGAACTGGCTTTCCCGAAATACAAGCGCATTACCCAGACGGTACTGTACCTGCCCCACTTCCTGAGCTGGGTTATTATCTCCAGCATCACGCTGCGGCTGTTCGGTACGCACGACGGTATCATCAACAAGCTGCTCGGAACGGAATTCCCCTTCATCAGTACGGAGGGAACCTGGCGCGGCACTTACATCTTCCTGGGCATCTGGAAGGAATGCGGCTGGAACACCATCATTTACCTGGCGGCACTCACCGGCATCAACCCGGAACTGTATGAGGCTGCCGAGGTGGACGGCGCGACCCGCCTCCAGAAGATCTGGCACGTTACGCTGCCGGGCATCCGCTCCACGATCATTGTTCTGCTGATTATGAACCTGGGCCATATCCTCGGTTCTGAATTCGACCGCCCCTTCACCCTGAGCAACAAGCTGGTACAGGGCGCAAGTAAAACGATCTCCATCTTCGTTTACGAACGCGGCATCCAGGGCCAGCAGTATTCACTGAGTACTGCAGTCGGCCTGTTCCAGAGTGTGGTCTGCGTAATCTTCCTGCTCCTGTCGAACTCGCTGGCGAAGCGGTTCGGCGAGCGCGGTGTATGGTAA
- a CDS encoding carbohydrate ABC transporter permease, producing the protein MIKSRKTRTGDLIIAGICFLLMLLCLLPMVHVLASSLSSADALVRNDVFIWPKGWNIEAYKTVLTTEKYVRSLGWTAILTVICTLLSISLTIMAAYPLTYTNLKGGRFINFIILFTMYFSAGTIPYYLLLSRLGMLNTPYALIFPNCIGVFNVIIMRSFFFGVPDSLKEAAEIDGAGPIRVLIRVYLPLSLPVIATLSLFYAVGRWNGFSDALMYLKSSDSEKYWPIQLLLYNVIKNSTQTTEQAAQEGFFDNGVSKTIQMATVMFATVPILLVYPWLQRYFVAGVTIGAVKG; encoded by the coding sequence ATGATCAAATCCCGGAAAACCCGTACCGGCGACCTGATTATCGCGGGAATCTGCTTCCTGCTGATGCTGCTCTGCCTGCTGCCCATGGTTCACGTTCTCGCTTCCAGCCTGTCCTCCGCGGATGCACTGGTCCGGAACGACGTGTTTATCTGGCCCAAGGGCTGGAACATCGAAGCATACAAAACCGTGCTGACTACGGAGAAATACGTCCGCTCCCTGGGCTGGACCGCGATCCTGACCGTCATCTGCACGCTGCTTTCCATCTCCCTGACGATTATGGCCGCCTACCCGCTGACCTATACCAACCTGAAGGGCGGACGGTTCATCAACTTCATCATCCTGTTTACGATGTATTTCAGCGCCGGTACGATTCCGTACTACCTGCTGCTGAGCCGGCTGGGAATGCTGAACACGCCGTATGCGCTGATATTCCCGAACTGTATCGGGGTATTCAACGTCATCATCATGCGAAGCTTCTTCTTCGGAGTCCCGGACAGCCTGAAGGAAGCCGCAGAGATCGACGGCGCCGGCCCGATCCGGGTCCTGATCCGGGTTTACCTGCCCCTGAGCCTCCCGGTGATCGCCACCCTGAGCCTGTTCTATGCTGTCGGCCGCTGGAACGGTTTCTCCGATGCGCTGATGTACCTCAAGAGCTCCGATTCTGAAAAATACTGGCCCATCCAGCTGCTCCTGTACAACGTGATCAAGAATTCCACCCAGACCACGGAACAGGCGGCGCAGGAAGGCTTCTTCGACAACGGCGTTTCCAAGACCATCCAGATGGCGACTGTTATGTTCGCCACCGTGCCGATCCTGCTGGTATATCCCTGGCTGCAGCGGTACTTCGTTGCCGGTGTCACGATCGGTGCCGTAAAAGGGTAA
- a CDS encoding sugar ABC transporter substrate-binding protein yields the protein MKRILSLVLSLALLLTVFATVAFADVTDDGFVDGKFTETRSITVEIYNRNNDGGTDPTDNVWTKWIKEQMLEKYNVDVTFVSVGRWTETDDMNNLLADGKAPDVSYTYGGNMVISYANMKDANGNPGVIDLAPYIEAYKDQLGDLTALLSEDDLYYDKDPETGALYMIEGRRADVSRITTFIRKDWLDALGLAEPTTEEEFYNALVAFRDNAEKLLGADADKMVPYATSTDIGWRNDLMAVSYVPTDVSDEQLFVYGYDDRHLLYPGYKEGIRTLNKWYNEGLVWKDFGEHNDSTDEDNMMKAGYVGAFMHNWDYPFRNGEDCINLNLQRNVGENAMFVPIDCFPNADGVTKKFMGAAVGSDRKIFFPSTNKEPVASLMYVNFISSAETIKYLQTGLEGTSFEMEGDAYKILPATGEWVKNSGNNIDYTMTCNGLYLGEATGATTALSYPGIPADIVIKANEFGKNNGYFVKHFNVGTIESETEVGSSLTSLRDEMLTKAVTASVADFDSVWDSYMDQYLALGGQDIIDERIQKLADVYGITIEK from the coding sequence ATGAAACGCATCCTGTCCCTGGTGCTGTCCCTGGCACTGCTGTTGACTGTGTTCGCGACCGTGGCTTTCGCGGACGTGACCGATGACGGCTTTGTGGATGGCAAATTCACCGAAACCCGCTCCATCACGGTTGAAATCTACAACCGCAACAACGATGGCGGCACCGATCCCACCGACAACGTCTGGACCAAGTGGATCAAAGAGCAGATGCTCGAAAAGTACAACGTGGATGTGACCTTCGTGTCCGTCGGCCGTTGGACTGAAACCGATGACATGAACAACCTGCTGGCTGATGGCAAGGCTCCCGACGTGAGCTACACCTACGGCGGCAACATGGTCATCTCCTACGCGAACATGAAGGATGCCAACGGCAACCCCGGTGTTATCGACCTGGCTCCCTACATTGAGGCGTACAAGGATCAGCTGGGCGACCTGACCGCGCTGCTGAGCGAAGATGACCTGTACTATGACAAGGATCCCGAAACCGGCGCCCTGTACATGATCGAAGGCCGCCGCGCGGACGTGTCCCGTATCACCACCTTCATCCGTAAGGACTGGCTGGATGCCCTCGGACTGGCCGAGCCCACCACCGAAGAAGAGTTCTACAATGCCCTGGTTGCTTTCCGCGACAACGCTGAGAAGCTGCTGGGCGCCGATGCTGACAAGATGGTTCCCTACGCCACCTCCACCGATATCGGCTGGCGGAATGACCTGATGGCTGTCAGCTATGTTCCCACCGATGTGTCCGATGAACAGCTGTTTGTGTATGGCTACGATGATCGTCACCTGCTCTACCCCGGCTACAAAGAAGGTATCCGGACCCTGAACAAGTGGTACAACGAAGGCCTGGTCTGGAAAGACTTCGGCGAACACAACGATTCCACCGATGAAGACAACATGATGAAGGCCGGTTATGTCGGCGCCTTCATGCACAACTGGGATTACCCCTTCCGCAATGGCGAAGACTGCATCAACCTGAATCTGCAGCGGAACGTTGGCGAGAACGCCATGTTCGTCCCGATCGACTGCTTCCCGAACGCGGATGGCGTGACCAAGAAGTTCATGGGCGCGGCTGTCGGCAGCGACCGGAAGATCTTCTTCCCGTCCACCAACAAGGAGCCCGTTGCTTCCCTGATGTATGTCAACTTCATCTCCAGCGCCGAGACCATCAAGTACCTGCAGACCGGTCTGGAAGGCACCAGCTTCGAAATGGAAGGCGATGCCTATAAGATCCTGCCCGCGACCGGCGAATGGGTCAAGAATTCCGGCAACAACATCGACTACACCATGACCTGCAACGGCCTGTACCTGGGCGAAGCCACCGGCGCCACCACCGCGCTGAGCTATCCGGGCATCCCCGCTGACATCGTCATCAAAGCGAACGAGTTCGGCAAGAACAACGGCTACTTCGTGAAGCACTTCAACGTCGGCACCATCGAGAGCGAAACCGAAGTCGGTTCCTCCCTCACCAGCCTGCGTGACGAAATGCTGACCAAGGCTGTGACCGCTTCCGTCGCTGACTTCGACAGCGTCTGGGACAGCTACATGGATCAGTACCTGGCCCTCGGCGGACAGGACATCATCGACGAGCGCATCCAGAAGCTGGCTGATGTCTATGGCATCACCATCGAGAAGTAA
- a CDS encoding helix-turn-helix transcriptional regulator, producing MERSESLIRGVTAYIDANYTQSVRGDDLARRFGVSVSYLSHEFTRITGRSIYDYVLSRRIELAREMMQTDMPLQEIAVRCGFRDYSNFLRVFRKAAGVSPSEFRRQSQAAGAGMQEA from the coding sequence GTGGAACGTTCGGAATCCCTGATCCGGGGAGTAACCGCCTATATTGACGCCAACTATACCCAGTCAGTTCGCGGTGATGACCTGGCCAGACGCTTCGGCGTCAGCGTCAGTTACCTGAGCCATGAGTTTACCCGGATTACCGGGCGCAGCATTTACGATTACGTTCTGTCCCGCCGGATTGAACTGGCGCGGGAGATGATGCAGACGGACATGCCTTTACAGGAAATCGCGGTCCGCTGTGGTTTCCGGGATTATTCCAATTTCCTGCGGGTATTCCGCAAAGCCGCAGGCGTCTCGCCAAGCGAATTCCGCCGGCAAAGCCAGGCAGCCGGAGCCGGGATGCAGGAGGCGTAA